One Balaenoptera musculus isolate JJ_BM4_2016_0621 chromosome 13, mBalMus1.pri.v3, whole genome shotgun sequence genomic region harbors:
- the LOC118905797 gene encoding E3 ubiquitin-protein ligase RNF113A-like, translating into MDYKETGFCGFRDSCKFLQDRSDYKHGWQIEHEFDECRYGVYEDENYEVGSDEEEIPFKCFICRQTFQNPVVTKGRHYVCESCALQHFYTTRRCYVCDQQTNGVFNPAKELIAKLEKHRPAEEGGASDFPEDPHEGPIPIT; encoded by the coding sequence ATGGACTACAAAGAGACTGGCTTTTGCGGCTTCAGAGACAGCTGCAAATTCCTCCAGGACCGTTCAGATTACAAGCATGGGTGGCAGATCGAACATGAGTTTGATGAGTGTCGCTATGGTGTCTATGAGGACGAAAACTATGAAGTGGGAAGCGATGAGGAGGAAATACCATTCAAGTGTTTCATCTGTCGCCAGACCTTCCAAAACCCAGTTGTCACCAAGGGCAGGCATTATGTCTGCGAGAGCTGTGCGCTGCAGCATTTCTACACCACCCGGCGCTGCTATGTCTGTGACCAGCAGACCAATGGCGTCTTCAATCCAGCTAAAGAACTGATTGCTAAACTGGAGAAGCATAGACCTGCAGAAGAGGGTGGTGCTTCCGATTTCCCAGAAGACCCCCATGAGGGTCCAATTCCCATTACTTAA